The Chitinophaga caeni genome segment CAGCCGCTTCGCTTTCTGTATAGTCACCACTTCCACTAGTGCTACCGGATACTGATTTCAAAACGCTCCCCAAGATACCGGAGCTTTTCGCCGGGGTAGTATCAGCGGTGGATTTTGTTTGAGTGCTGTCGCTCAAAATATCCTTGAGACTAAATTTCTTTTTCTTTTTTTGACCGAAAGATGCACCTGCCACTAAAGCAAGCATCAACGTAAACAGGATTGATTTTTTCATACTTTTAATAAGATTCGGTATAAGTGTATGCTTACCCGGCACTAAGAAACAAAATAATTCCTTTTTCTAGGCGAATGCTAACACAATTTAACATTACTGGTGCAGGCTGATCAGCGGAATACTTGACCTAAAGGCCATTTTAGACGTATTACTTCTTTTGAAAATACTATCGAAAAATCCATGCTTGCGTGGCACGACCAAAATTAGATCGGCATTCTCTTCTTTTGCAAAATTTACTACTGCATTCGGAACATTATCACTTTCCACGAAACGGTAATCGGGATTATAAGGGGCGAGGAATGCATCCAGCATCAAACCTTCCATCGGTTGATTGCCGGTGATTTCCTTTCCTTCTTTATGAACATTCACCACGACGAGTTCCGGTTTGAAAATATCCAGCAAAGCGGTTAATTTTTTAATCGGCGTGGTTTCCATTACCCTTTTCAAGTCACAGGCAAAAACTATTTTCTTTATACCTTTGAAGCTGGCTTCTACCGGCACTACGATTACAGGGAATTGCGTATTTTTCACTACATCCACCGTATTGGAACCCACGAATATTTCTTCCAAATTGCTGCCACCGATAATCCCCATCACGATAAAATCGGCTTTCTCTGCTGTAGCCACATCGTTAATTGATGCCGCTAACAATTGATTTTCAGCACGGTAAGCCAGCTCACAACCTTGCGGAACGGTACCTTTCAGATCATCCGCCATTTTCTTCAGCCCTTCCAAACTAGACGCTTTCAACTCTTCCATGTCTACCATGGGTACTGCGGTAGGTAAATCCGGTATCGGGACAACCAGCTCATAAGCATGAAACAATACTACCCGCGTCGCCTCAATTTGGGCGGCTAACTTCAAAGCATACTCGGCAGCATTGTAAGCTGCATCGGAAAAATCTGTTGGAACTAAGATCGTTTTCATGTTAAACTAATTTAAAAGTAAAAGCCGCACCACTCGAACGATTGGTCTAATAACAATTAATTATTATACAATAATCTTACCACTTCATAATATTTAAAAATAATTTATATAAAGAACGGGGACAGGTGCGGAATACAAGTAGAAGTTAAGCTAAATTTTAATACAATAAACGAGAATGCAGCAATAACGTCGAAATAAATTATTTTTGCACTCCAATAATTGAAGCATTATTTATCAAAGGGGCGACAAACCCGAATCTTAATAACATGAGCGTAAGTAGTACTCAACATTTATCTGAACAAGAAATTATCAGGCGCGAGAAATTGCAGGAGTTGCAAAAAATGGGCATTGATCCATACCCGGCGCCGGAATACCCGGTAAATACTACGGCCAGTTATATAAAGCAACGCTATACTGAAGAAACCAAAGCTGATTTCGAAAATGTTTGCATCGCCGGCCGTGTTATGACTGTTCGCGATATGGGTAAGGCTAACTTTGCAGTACTTCAAGATCATACCGACCGCATACAGGTTTATATCCGCAGGGATGATATTTGTCCCGGCGAGGATAAAACACTGTTCGATACCATTTGGAAAAAATTGATCGATATCGGTGATATTGTTGGTGTGAAAGGATTTGTATTCATTACGAAGAAAGGAGAAATATCTATCCATGCGCAGGAACTGGTGCTGTTATCAAAATCTTTACGCCCGATCTCCATCGTAAAGGAGAAAGAAGGGGAGACTTTTGATGCCGTAACTGATCCCGAGTTTAAATACCGTCAA includes the following:
- a CDS encoding universal stress protein; its protein translation is MKTILVPTDFSDAAYNAAEYALKLAAQIEATRVVLFHAYELVVPIPDLPTAVPMVDMEELKASSLEGLKKMADDLKGTVPQGCELAYRAENQLLAASINDVATAEKADFIVMGIIGGSNLEEIFVGSNTVDVVKNTQFPVIVVPVEASFKGIKKIVFACDLKRVMETTPIKKLTALLDIFKPELVVVNVHKEGKEITGNQPMEGLMLDAFLAPYNPDYRFVESDNVPNAVVNFAKEENADLILVVPRKHGFFDSIFKRSNTSKMAFRSSIPLISLHQ